A single genomic interval of Deltaproteobacteria bacterium harbors:
- a CDS encoding protein kinase, which translates to MTTPQPLNDVMGRYQLVRRLAAGGMAEVFLARTRGAPEFSKTVVVKRILPSLATNQEFITLFLNEARISAQLQHPNVVQFFDLGEENGQYFLAMEYMDGPTVRGLLRGAYEAKRQVPLGVGLKLISLALEGLAYAHAFCDQRGRPQNLVHRDISPHNILLGRNGAVKVADFGIAKAASLPSVTKTGQVRGKLRYMSPEQLTDEPLDGRSDLFAVGITLFELLTGARPFQGDGDAEVINKILEHPPLRLEQFRDDVPKGLQEILEKSLAKDREDRYASAQEMQAALESMLVRLGQVVRGAEIAAFVDQVVPREADPVAVSDGDSLNISVPPKKAPPGRAPTSAEVPQAPAPPRRRSHESVRIAEPPGEPPATAVTRTTPGARPAEPDDRPATVVDRRDREPSRPPQTHVTRTDPDPIDAVPSTKVTDPDSRPARREPATELEADAHVEPAPPKSMLDALTPNQRLGLGIGLGAALVLLLAVIAAAMGAFTHSEVERVPLPPAAPTRH; encoded by the coding sequence ATGACGACTCCGCAGCCGCTCAACGACGTGATGGGTCGCTACCAGCTGGTGCGACGCCTGGCCGCGGGCGGCATGGCCGAGGTCTTCCTGGCGCGCACGCGCGGCGCGCCCGAGTTCAGCAAGACCGTGGTGGTCAAGCGCATCCTGCCGAGCCTGGCCACCAACCAGGAGTTCATCACCCTCTTCTTGAACGAGGCGCGCATCTCCGCGCAGTTGCAGCACCCGAACGTGGTGCAGTTCTTCGACCTCGGCGAGGAGAACGGCCAGTACTTCCTGGCCATGGAGTACATGGACGGCCCCACCGTGCGCGGGCTGCTCCGCGGCGCCTACGAAGCCAAGCGCCAGGTGCCGCTGGGCGTGGGCTTGAAGCTCATCTCGCTCGCGCTGGAAGGGCTCGCCTACGCGCATGCCTTCTGCGATCAGCGCGGCCGCCCGCAGAACCTGGTGCACCGCGACATCTCGCCGCACAACATCCTGCTCGGGCGCAACGGCGCCGTGAAGGTCGCCGACTTCGGCATCGCCAAGGCCGCGAGCCTGCCCAGCGTCACCAAGACCGGGCAGGTGCGCGGCAAGCTCCGGTACATGTCGCCGGAGCAGCTCACCGACGAGCCCCTCGACGGCCGCAGCGATCTCTTCGCGGTGGGCATCACGCTCTTCGAGCTGCTCACCGGCGCGCGCCCCTTTCAGGGCGACGGCGACGCGGAGGTCATCAACAAGATCCTGGAGCACCCGCCGCTCCGGCTCGAGCAGTTCCGCGACGACGTGCCCAAAGGCCTGCAGGAGATCCTCGAGAAGTCGCTCGCCAAGGACCGCGAGGATCGCTACGCGAGCGCGCAGGAGATGCAGGCCGCGCTCGAGTCGATGCTTGTGAGGCTGGGCCAGGTGGTGCGCGGCGCGGAGATCGCCGCGTTCGTGGACCAGGTGGTGCCGCGCGAGGCAGATCCGGTGGCCGTCTCGGACGGCGACTCGCTCAACATCTCCGTGCCGCCCAAGAAGGCGCCGCCGGGGCGCGCGCCCACGTCCGCGGAGGTGCCCCAGGCGCCCGCGCCGCCGCGCCGCCGCTCGCATGAGTCGGTGCGCATCGCCGAACCACCCGGGGAGCCGCCTGCGACGGCCGTGACGCGCACCACGCCGGGTGCTCGCCCCGCCGAGCCCGACGATCGGCCGGCGACCGTGGTCGATCGCCGCGACCGCGAGCCCTCGCGTCCGCCGCAGACGCACGTCACGCGCACGGATCCGGACCCGATCGACGCCGTACCATCCACGAAGGTCACCGATCCGGATTCGCGGCCCGCACGCCGCGAGCCGGCCACCGAGCTCGAGGCCGACGCGCACGTCGAGCCCGCGCCTCCGAAGTCGATGCTCGACGCGCTCACGCCCAACCAGCGCCTCGGCTTGGGCATCGGGCTGGGCGCGGCGCTGGTGCTGCTGCTGGCGGTCATCGCCGCGGCAATGGGCGCTTTCACCCACAGTGAAGTCGAGCGCGTGCCGCTCCCGCCCGCGGCGCCGACGCGACACTGA
- a CDS encoding isoprenylcysteine carboxylmethyltransferase family protein, whose product MTTFSTWPGLAFVPWLVFGVIWGAGALSTKRTIQREGIRQMLLYRPPLILGCTLVFTRVGARLVPMLGQPLWPADATSGAIGLAISSAGIGFAIWARMHLGKYWSGAITLKDGHKLIQSGPYGLARHPIYTGITTAALGSAIAVGTVGAAIGLPLIVGSFLFKLEAEERLMAQTFGEEHAQYRARVKRLVPGVW is encoded by the coding sequence ATGACCACGTTCTCCACCTGGCCCGGCCTGGCGTTCGTGCCCTGGCTCGTCTTCGGGGTCATCTGGGGCGCGGGCGCGCTCTCGACGAAGCGCACGATCCAGCGCGAAGGCATCCGGCAGATGCTCCTGTATCGGCCGCCGCTCATCCTGGGCTGCACGCTGGTCTTCACGCGCGTGGGCGCGAGGCTGGTGCCGATGTTGGGGCAACCGTTGTGGCCTGCGGACGCGACGTCGGGCGCGATCGGACTCGCGATCTCCAGCGCGGGCATCGGCTTCGCCATCTGGGCGCGGATGCATTTGGGCAAGTACTGGAGCGGCGCGATCACCCTCAAGGACGGCCACAAGCTCATCCAGAGCGGGCCGTACGGCTTGGCGCGCCACCCGATCTACACCGGCATCACCACCGCGGCGCTGGGGAGCGCCATCGCGGTCGGCACGGTGGGCGCGGCCATCGGCCTGCCGCTCATCGTGGGCTCGTTCCTCTTCAAGCTCGAGGCCGAAGAGCGGTTGATGGCGCAGACGTTCGGCGAGGAGCACGCGCAGTACCGCGCGCGGGTGAAGCGGCTCGTGCCGGGCGTGTGGTGA
- the cas3 gene encoding CRISPR-associated helicase Cas3', with the protein MVFQHAGAGTGAFLDYWGKARPATEAGPRFHRLAYHCLDVAAVGAELLRLHRPMRERLLAASGLKEHSLDAFLPFALALHDLGKFAATFQGLRPEVARELGRSATTRGYSTRHDAMGVALWSGALVKQAAAKSWLRGRLGPDALAGRDLECLVEPWMRAVLGHHGQPAVDPGGLDLHFPVKDPSRSDALAFVEVVSSLLGPVSLEFDRAISIDDVEAALKPSSWLAAGVAVLCDWVGSNTEWFPYCAEPMPLEAYWAKALPLARKGLEKCGVLPCEPRHFGGLDSLFPEIDLPRPMQRAAQEVELASGPQLFILEDLTGSGKTEAAVVLAHRLMAEGAGGGVFFALPTMATANAMFGRIEGVVAKLFAEGERPSVVLAHSAPHLVELRDLELPSQPCDDDYAGSDAAVSTQCSAWIRDSRKRSLLAHVGVGTLDQALMAVMQVRHGTLRLLGVTRNVLVVDEVHAYDAYMTEHLERLLQFQAGLGGSAILLSATLPQRQRARLVAAFQKGAGTPRQPVNSTAYPLLTHASPRGVLEREVPAVAGSRRQVKIAFLDTPEAAADLATRAVEAGRAVCWIRNTVQDALDAHALLRGRVSAEALRLFHARFAMGDRLRIEQDVVRAFGKAGDGQVRAGSALVATQVVEQSLDLDFDELITDLAPMDLVIQRAGRLHRRARAGRGEPVLHVLAPSFTEAPKGSWFSGAFPRAAYVYPDWGQLWLTERELLRRGVLDLPQDARALMEAVFSDAAREQIPSALQRASDEAEQARKVSASIAQGAGVVLETGYGGDDRAWETDARVATRLGEPTTLVRLARVVGGKAVAWFEHGRFPWELSQLQVARRRIAFAGDDDQALIAQAEGDMPFVDEGMVTVVLREGATGFVGKARDVENRPVQVLYDGELGLRVEKES; encoded by the coding sequence ATGGTTTTCCAGCACGCCGGCGCCGGAACGGGGGCGTTCCTCGACTACTGGGGCAAGGCCAGGCCTGCGACCGAGGCCGGGCCGCGCTTCCACCGGCTGGCGTACCACTGCCTCGACGTGGCCGCGGTGGGTGCCGAGCTGCTCCGACTCCACCGGCCGATGCGCGAGCGCCTGCTGGCCGCCTCTGGATTAAAGGAGCACTCGCTCGATGCGTTCTTGCCCTTCGCACTGGCGCTGCACGACCTGGGCAAGTTTGCGGCGACGTTCCAGGGGCTGCGTCCAGAGGTCGCCCGGGAGCTGGGACGCTCGGCCACCACGCGCGGGTACAGCACGCGGCACGACGCGATGGGGGTGGCGCTCTGGTCGGGCGCTCTGGTGAAGCAGGCGGCGGCGAAATCCTGGCTGCGCGGGAGATTGGGACCGGACGCGCTGGCAGGACGCGACCTGGAGTGCCTGGTCGAACCCTGGATGCGGGCCGTGCTCGGCCATCACGGCCAGCCCGCGGTTGATCCCGGTGGCCTCGACCTCCATTTCCCCGTCAAGGATCCCAGCCGCAGCGACGCCCTGGCCTTCGTGGAGGTCGTTTCGTCGCTTCTGGGGCCGGTGAGCCTGGAGTTCGACCGCGCGATCTCCATCGACGACGTTGAAGCTGCCCTCAAGCCCTCCTCCTGGCTGGCCGCAGGGGTCGCCGTGCTCTGCGATTGGGTGGGATCGAATACCGAGTGGTTCCCCTACTGCGCCGAGCCCATGCCGCTGGAGGCCTACTGGGCCAAGGCGCTTCCCCTCGCACGCAAAGGGCTGGAGAAGTGCGGGGTGCTGCCCTGCGAACCGCGGCACTTCGGCGGTCTTGATTCGCTCTTCCCGGAGATTGACCTGCCGCGTCCGATGCAGCGCGCTGCCCAGGAGGTCGAACTCGCGTCGGGACCTCAGCTCTTCATCCTCGAGGACCTCACCGGCAGCGGAAAGACCGAGGCGGCGGTGGTGCTGGCGCATCGGCTGATGGCCGAGGGCGCCGGCGGGGGCGTGTTCTTCGCCCTCCCCACCATGGCTACGGCGAACGCGATGTTCGGGCGAATCGAGGGCGTGGTGGCCAAGCTCTTTGCCGAGGGCGAGCGGCCCTCGGTGGTGCTGGCTCACAGTGCGCCCCACCTCGTGGAGCTTCGCGACCTGGAGCTCCCGTCACAGCCCTGCGACGACGACTACGCCGGGAGCGACGCGGCGGTCTCGACGCAGTGTTCCGCCTGGATCCGCGACTCGCGCAAGCGCTCGCTGCTGGCCCACGTGGGCGTGGGCACCCTGGACCAGGCCCTGATGGCGGTGATGCAGGTGCGCCACGGCACGCTCCGGCTGCTGGGCGTGACCCGGAACGTGCTCGTGGTGGACGAGGTGCACGCCTACGACGCGTACATGACCGAGCACCTGGAGCGGCTGCTCCAGTTCCAGGCTGGCCTGGGTGGAAGCGCCATCCTGCTCAGCGCCACGCTGCCCCAGAGGCAAAGGGCGAGGCTGGTTGCCGCCTTCCAGAAGGGCGCCGGCACCCCGCGGCAGCCGGTCAACTCCACCGCCTATCCGCTGCTCACCCACGCGAGTCCCCGCGGAGTGCTGGAGCGCGAGGTCCCGGCCGTCGCCGGATCGCGGCGACAGGTGAAGATCGCGTTCCTCGACACGCCGGAGGCCGCGGCCGACCTCGCGACCAGGGCGGTCGAGGCCGGGAGGGCGGTCTGCTGGATCCGCAACACCGTCCAGGACGCCCTCGACGCTCACGCTCTGCTGCGGGGGCGTGTCTCGGCCGAGGCGCTGCGCCTCTTTCACGCCCGCTTCGCCATGGGCGACCGGCTCCGCATCGAGCAGGACGTGGTTCGCGCCTTCGGGAAGGCCGGGGACGGACAGGTGCGGGCGGGCTCCGCCCTGGTGGCCACACAGGTGGTGGAGCAGTCGCTGGATCTCGACTTCGATGAGCTCATCACCGACCTCGCTCCGATGGACCTCGTCATCCAGCGGGCTGGCCGGCTGCACCGGCGGGCTCGGGCGGGACGGGGTGAGCCTGTGTTGCACGTGCTCGCGCCGTCGTTCACGGAGGCGCCCAAGGGGAGCTGGTTCTCGGGAGCCTTCCCCCGGGCAGCCTACGTCTATCCCGACTGGGGACAGCTGTGGCTGACGGAGCGCGAACTGCTCCGCCGGGGCGTCCTCGACCTTCCCCAGGATGCCCGGGCGCTGATGGAGGCCGTGTTCTCCGACGCTGCCCGCGAGCAGATCCCCTCGGCGCTTCAGCGCGCCTCCGACGAGGCCGAGCAGGCGCGGAAGGTGAGCGCCTCCATCGCTCAGGGCGCCGGGGTGGTGCTGGAGACGGGCTATGGCGGCGACGATCGCGCCTGGGAGACCGACGCCCGAGTGGCCACGCGCCTGGGAGAGCCCACGACCCTGGTGCGGCTGGCGCGCGTCGTGGGAGGGAAAGCCGTCGCCTGGTTCGAGCACGGCCGGTTTCCCTGGGAGCTGAGCCAGCTCCAGGTGGCGCGACGGCGGATCGCGTTCGCCGGGGATGACGACCAGGCGCTGATCGCCCAGGCCGAGGGCGACATGCCCTTCGTCGATGAGGGAATGGTCACGGTGGTGCTCCGCGAGGGCGCCACCGGGTTCGTGGGCAAGGCTCGCGACGTGGAGAACCGGCCGGTGCAGGTGCTCTACGACGGCGAGCTCGGGCTTCGCGTGGAAAAGGAGAGCTGA